Genomic window (Halictus rubicundus isolate RS-2024b unplaced genomic scaffold, iyHalRubi1_principal scaffold1341, whole genome shotgun sequence):
gaagtaatttattcatgatcacgataagttgtttctatatatgtatccattgagttcataaacgttgaatggtcttcacaagtgcaagtatttcaggtagagacaattttgtaattgcacagcaaacgatcccttcatttattctcaggttgtccctacaatttattttccttacagcgtgtagtagcttgaaaacttcaccttctgccgttggatacatgttatatatatatatatacagggtgttaaaaaaaaccattcaatatttatatggtatataggatacacagtgctgagtgaaaaagctatagtaaacataggtcgaaaggtcaaccgtttctgagatataaacatttttgttacattagacgaatagacttgattcgttggacgcgtcgtgaagtgttatagtgatatatacaatttaaaagtgtgcgagaatgttttgttcgacatcgtatcatattctcgaacaaagattgtgagtgactgccggtgtgcaataattcgcaagagtcgtgcactgaatcgttcggacgtgtcggaaatccatggggtcgagacgaatcagtgaagaattttgctcttcagtgattgatctcgatcctatggatttccgacccgtcccaacgattgggtaaccgattctttcgaattattgcacacctgcaatgacttacaatctttgttcgagaatccgatacgatcccgaaaaaccgttcttgcacacttccaaattccaaacaacactataatacgcgtcaatttgaatccgacattttcgagacggcgcatgaagtaattcttttttcttttccagaattatggaaccaaacaccatcaaatttgaaaaaatgtccttAGAACAGGGGCCATCCGCCCCAACGCCACGGGCCTCGCAGATACCGTGGCCCATTGCGGTAAAATTGTTGCCGCCCAACTTTCCGCCCTCCCGCATCCCGAGGCCATTTGAACGTGGGCCCCCGCCCACCTCCACGGCTAGGCTAAATTATGATTCttatgtaagtaaatatagaataaatgaagaaataataaaataataaataaatggtgaataattaaaaaattataaagcataatattatgtttcagaataaattggccaagctgataaagcgggcggagtaccgccagcggatgcggggctaaaaaaagagaggctgctttcatcacacacaggcgataaaataaactaaaataaa
Coding sequences:
- the LOC143365115 gene encoding uncharacterized protein LOC143365115, which codes for MLVRSLPHALVPRSPQGLMFPFQRLRSNFAVFSSVRPAIGCNVGSLFTSLTGSSVTPGPRVLFSTVKKKFHRIMEPNTIKFEKMSLEQGPSAPTPRASQIPWPIAVKLLPPNFPPSRIPRPFERGPPPTSTARLNYDSYNKLAKLIKRAEYRQRMRG